One genomic region from Phoenix dactylifera cultivar Barhee BC4 unplaced genomic scaffold, palm_55x_up_171113_PBpolish2nd_filt_p 000190F, whole genome shotgun sequence encodes:
- the LOC103715261 gene encoding pentatricopeptide repeat-containing protein At4g18520, chloroplastic, which translates to MLASLSVPNLDTQIRHCFLPSALLPPFPLKGTDRRAVRKSSHKNFLKIPSKNASITFQIEAIRSRECSVKDPRPNSSECFPVSQLDPKTLSSLLTSCSHLTEVKCLHAVAIRLFDSSVTFVINNLISAYVRFHELLHARKLFDRMPERNVVSWTAMLNGYLKAGLEDEVLRLFEGMVEDNVEANSLTFVCLLKSCGNRMDYELGTQIHAGVVKGNWSNLIVDSALVYFYAQCGDLLGASRMFDRMPKRDVISWTSMITAYAQHGHGEEAFSMFSQMQYNGFRPNEFTVCSVLKACGEVKALRFGKQLHGAILKRMFKEDVYVGSSLVTMYVRCSEVKDARIVFDSMPKRNTITWTSMISGYSQRGLGKKAILLFQRMKERRVFANNMTIVSVLSACGSIGSLYLGKEVHGQILKCYIRENVHIGSTLIWFYCKCGEYAYAARVLGTMPARDVISWTAIISGYSSLEHGSEALGFLNDMLCEGLEPNPFTYSSALKACAKIEAMRHGQLIHASVNKTRALSNVFVGSALIDMYMRCGGTADALRVFDTMPERNLVSWKSMIIGYAKNGLCREALKLMYRMQEEGLYVDDFVHATVLSVCGDIQWESECSAPCCSLSS; encoded by the coding sequence ATGCTGGCGTCTCTCTCCGTCCCAAATCTTGACACCCAAATCCGTCACTGCTTTCTTCCCTCAGCACTTCTTCCACCATTCCCACTCAAAGGAACAGATAGAAGAGCTGTTCGGAAGAGTTCCCACAaaaatttcctcaaaatcccaTCCAAGAATGCCTCCATTACCTTCCAAATTGAAGCAATCCGTAGTCGTGAATGCTCTGTTAAAGACCCACGTCCTAATTCTTCCGAATGCTTCCCGGTTTCTCAATTGGATCCCAAAACACTGTCTTCGCTCCTTACGTCGTGCTCTCATCTGACAGAAGTTAAATGTCTGCACGCGGTTGCGATTAGGTTGTTTGATAGCTCTGTAACTTTTGTGATCAATAATCTGATCAGTGCCTATGTGAGGTTCCACGAGTTGCTTCATGCGAGGAAGTTGTTTGATAGAATGCCCGAGCGAAATGTTGTTTCTTGGACGGCGATGCTTAATGGGTATCTCAAAGCAGGTCTAGAGGATGAAGTTCTGAGACTGTTCGAGGGGATGGTTGAGGACAATGTCGAGGCTAACAGCTTGACATTTGTGTGTCTATTGAAGTCGTGCGGTAATAGAATGGATTATGAGCTTGGGACGCAAATTCATGCTGGTGTTGTAAAAGGAAATTGGAGCAATTTGATAGTGGATAGTGCTCTCGTGTACTTCTATGCCCAATGTGGCGACCTTCTTGGTGCATCTAGAATGTTTGATAGGATGCCTAAGCGGGATGTCATTAGTTGGACTTCGATGATCACAGCTTATGCACAGCATGGGCATGGAGAAGAGGCATTTTCGATGTTCTCGCAGATGCAGTACAATGGGTTTCGCCCAAATGAATTCACCGTTTGTAGTGTTCTGAAGGCTTGTGGGGAAGTGAAAGCTTTGAGATTTGGGAAGCAGCTGCATGGTGCTATACTCAAAAGAATGTTCAAAGAAGACGTATATGTGGGAAGTTCCCTAGTGACTATGTATGTAAGATGCAGTGAGGTCAAGGATGCTCGGATAGTCTTTGATTCGATGCCCAAGAGAAATACAATTACATGGACCTCCATGATTTCAGGTTACTCTCAAAGGGGTCTCGGAAAGAAGGCCATTTTGTTGTTCCAAAGAATGAAGGAGCGCCGTGTATTTGCTAATAATATGACCATTGTTAGTGTTCTTAGTGCTTGTGGTTCTATTGGATCTTTATACCTCGGAAAAGAAGTTCATGGACAGATACTAAAATGTTATATTCGGGAAAATGTTCATATTGGGAGCACGCTCATTTGGTTCTACTGTAAATGTGGAGAGTATGCTTATGCTGCAAGAGTTCTAGGAACTATGCCTGCAAGAGATGTCATCTCATGGACTGCTATAATTTCAGGCTATAGCAGCCTTGAGCACGGATCGGAGGCACTTGGATTCTTGAATGATATGTTATGTGAAGGTTTGGAGCCAAATCCATTCACTTATTCTTCAGCTCTGAAAGCTTGCGCTAAGATAGAAGCTATGAGGCATGGACAATTGATTCATGCTTCTGTAAATAAGACCAGAGCTCTTTCAAATGTTTTTGTTGGCAGTGCACTCATTGATATGTACATGAGGTGTGGCGGCACTGCAGATGCACTAAGAGTTTTTGATACCATGCCAGAACGCAACTTGGTTTCTTGGAAATCAATGATCATAGGATATGCAAAAAATGGGCTCTGCAGAGAGGCTTTAAAGCTCATGTATCGAATGCAGGAAGAAGGATTATATGTCGATGACTTTGTTCATGCAACTGTTCTCAGTGTATGTGGAGATATCCAGTGGGAATCAGAGTGTTCTGCCCCATGCTGTTCTCTGTCAAGTTGA
- the LOC103723548 gene encoding uncharacterized protein LOC103723548, translated as MEGGKKDEKNSVSVSVSDNTTVNILDAQGKGEGELSSELKSLNVNEESPKVHHEKEGEGSEQQVHESQNQGEFSRQQVHASEKQDEVLKQDVLEGENRGEVLKHQVLESEKQGEPLKQQVQQSESQAEGLKSQVHESINLDSQDSKVAYQSTEEVLAEEEADPVFDGTETPELEATRSLSGQSLELDPEAQGRVWPEKAVALKNFVKEKGIVAVSTVLRRLSGRKDEDGLPDGDENNDNFTKDNDEEEDASSDSKLKEVSQKGGERSTWNPLNYIKIGRESDVQSKPEQVEHVQIESSVDEPVMKGRIIVYTRLGCQDCKMVRLFMQLKRLKYVEINIDIFPSRKMELEKNTGSSAVPRVYFNDFLVGGLSELRAMDESGEVDKKIKNLFNEEPSPAAPLPPLPGEDDESSSGKVDELAAIVRKMRESIIPRDRFYKMRRFSNCFLGSEAVDFLAEDQYLEREEAVEFARKLVRENFFWHVMDENIFEDGNHLYRFLDHDPVVMTQCYNIPRGTIDVQPKPLTEIALRLRFLSYAIFEAYVSEDGRHVDYGSIYGCEEFKRYLRIIEELQRVELDGLSREEKLAFFINLYNMMAIHAILTWGYPTRALDRRKFLGDFKYVIGGCTYSLSAIHNGILRGNQRPPYNIMRPFGPRDKRFKVALPYPEPLIHFALVCGTGSGPALRCYSPGNIDKELMEAARDFLRNGGLIVDAEAKIASASKILQWYKGDFGRNELEVLKHAANYLEPAKSEELLELLASTQLKVTYQPYDWGPNC; from the exons ATGGAAGGTGGAAAGAAAGATGAGAAAAATTCAGTCAGTGTCTCAGTTTCAGATAATACCACAGTAAACATCCTTGATGCTCAAGGTAAAGGTGAAGGGGAATTGTCAAGTGAACTGAAATCTTTAAATGTCAATGAGGAATCTCCAAAGGTCCACCATGAAAAAGaaggtgaaggctccgaacagCAGGTGCACGAAAGTCAAAATCAAGGTGAATTTTCGAGACAGCAGGTGCATGCAAGTGAAAAACAAGATGAAGTCTTGAAACAGGACGTGCTTGAAGGTGAAAATCGGGGTGAAGTCTTGAAACATCAAGTGCTTGAAAGTGAAAAACAAGGTGAACCCTTGAAACAGCAGGTGCAGCAAAGTGAAAGTCAAGCTGAAGGCTTGAAATCTCAGGTGCATGAAAGTATAAATTTAGATTCTCAGGATTCAAAAGTAGCATACCAGAGTACAGAGGAAGTTCTTGCTGAAGAGGAGGCAGATCCTGTTTTTGATGGAACAGAGACTCCTGAACTGGAAGCAACCAGGAGTCTATCGGGTCAATCTTTGGAACTTGATCCAGAAGCACAGGGACGTGTGTGGCCTGAAAAAGCTGTTGCACTGAAAAACTTTGTTAAGGAGAAGGGAATAGTTGCAGTTTCAACCGTTCTTCGCCGGCTTTCTGGCAGAAAGGATGAAGATGGGCTTCCCGATGGTGATGAGAACAATGATAATTTTACAAAGGACAATgatgaggaagaggatgctAGCTCAGATTCTAAACTAAAAGAGGTATCACAGAAGGGTGGGGAACGATCTACATGGAATCCTCTAAACTATATCAAAATTGGACGTGAATCAGATGTTCAAAGCAAACCTGAGCAGGTAGAGCATGTCCAAATTGAAAGCTCAGTTGATGAACCAGTTATGAAGGGAAGAATTATAGTATACACAAGATTGGGATGTCAGGATTGCAAAATGGTTAGGTTATTCATGCAGCTAAAAAGGCTCAAATATGTTGAAATCAATATCGATATCTTCCCTAGTAGGAAGATGGAGTTGGAGAAAAACACTGGATCTTCAGCTGTTCCTCGGGTGTACTTTAATGATTTCCTTGTTGGAGGACTTAGTGAACTGAGGGCCATGGATGAGTCTGGGGAGGTTGATAAGAAGATAAAAAATCTTTTCAATGAGGAACCCTCACCTGCTGCTCCTTTGCCACCATTGCCTGGTGAAGATGATGAGTCTAGTAGTGGGAAGGTTGATGAGTTGGCCGCTATAGTTAGAAAGATGAGAGAATCAATTATTCCTAGGGATAGATTCTATAAGATGCGAAGATTTAGCAATTGTTTTCTTGGGTCTGAGGCCGTGGATTTCTTGGCAGAGGATCAGTACTTGGAGAGAGAAGAG GCAGTGGAATTTGCAAGAAAGCTTGTCAGGGAAAACTTTTTTTGGCATGTTATGGA TGAGAATATATTTGAAGATGGAAACCACTTGTATCGATTCTTGGATCACGATCCTGTTGTCATGACTCAATGCTACAACATCCCTAGGGGTACAATTGATGTACAACCTAAGCCTCTTACAGAAATAGCATTGAGGTTAAGATTTCTTTCCTATGCAATTTTTGAAGCATATGTATCTGAAGATGGTAGACATGTTGATTATGGAAGCATTTATGGTTGCGAGGAGTTCAAAAG GTACTTGAGAATAATAGAGGAGCTTCAAAGAGTTGAGTTGGATGGCTTGTCACGGGAAGAAAAGCTTGCTTTCTTCATAAACCTTTATAACATGATGGCTATTCATGCAATATTAACATGGGGTTATCCTACTCGAGCTTTGGACAGGAGAAAGTTTCTTGgtgattttaagtatgttaTTGGTGGGTGCACCTATTCGCTGTCAGCTATCCACAATGGTATCTTACGGGGAAATCAACGGCCACCATACAATATCATGAGGCCATTTGGTCCAAGAGACAAACGCTTCAAG GTGGCTCTTCCATATCCAGAACCACTGATTCACTTTGCCCTGGTATGTGGCACTGGATCTGGGCCTGCGCTTAGGTGCTACTCACCAGGAAATATTGATAAAGAACTGATGGAGGCCGCACGTGATTTTCTGAGGAATGGAGGGTTAATTGTTGATGCTGAAGCAAAGATTGCTTCCGCAAGCAAGATCTTGCAGTG